GGTTTCTTCGAGCTTTGGAGGCGGTTCTGGCAAAAAATCGGCGTTATCTTCAGAGTCTTCCGCGGCCGGAACAGCGACGGCCGCGGCGTTGGCCTGATAGTTGTAAATGGCTGCTTCGGAAAAGGGAAATATTTTTTGGAGTTTTGGGCCGATAAGCTCTCCGGCAGACCTCGCCGCTTCCAAGGAAAAGGAAATAAGCATGACGGCGGGGAAGACGCTGATGAGAGACAAGAAAACTATGTACGCCTTTTTCTTCATAAGCAAACGTCATTTTAATTTTAACATTTTGTGCTACAATTGAAACATGACTCTTAAAGAAAAAATAAAAGCCGATTTTAAAGAGGCTTTTAAGGCCAAAGAAGAAGTGAAATTATCGGTTTTGAAGATGGTCAACGCCGCCATCGGCAACGCTGAGATAGAAAAAAGGGCGAAGATAATAAAATCCGGCGGGGAAGCGACGGAGGCGGCGGTTTCCTTAAACGACGAGGAAGTTCTGCGGGTTGTTTCCAGGGAAATAAAAAAAAGGAAAGATTCCATAGAAATTTACGAAAAAGCCGGCCGAGCGGAGCTGGCTGAAAGGGAAAAGGCGGAAGCCTCTGTTCTTTCTGCTTATATGCCGGAACAACTCGGCGAAAGTGAAGTAAGGGAGTTGGCTAAAAAATCTGTTGAACAATCCGGCGCCAAGGGAGAAAAAGAAATCGGCAAAGTTATGGCGATACTGATGCCGCAAGTCAAAGGCAAGGCCGACGGAGCGACGGTGACCAGGATAGTAAAGGAACTACTTTCTTAAGTTCTTAATGATTCAAGTTTAGACATCGGATGTCCAATGGACATCCGATGTCTTTTGCGGCTGGGCAAGTCCACTTGGAAGTAACTTGGAAGTTTCGCTTCCAAGTTACTTCCAAGTTAAATTTGAATACCTAATTAATTACTAAAGATAAGTTGATTTCAGATGGCGAATAAGGCAGAATTAAACCATTATGGTTGATGTGGAAAAACTGGCTCTGTTGGCCAGAATCCAACTTGACTCTTCGGAGAAAAGCGAACTTCAAAAAGATTTTGAGGCGATTTTGGGTTATATTTCCGAGCTGCGAAAAGCAACGACCTCCGGAGAAGAAGCTCTTGCCGCCAAAGCGGCTGGCTTGAAAAATATTTTAAGAGAAGATGTTGAAGCGGCAAAAAAAGATTTTTCCGCCGAAGAACTTGTTGACGCGGCCCCGCGAAAAGAAGGCGGGTATATTAAAGTTAAGCATGTGTTTGAATAAAAATTCAAAATTCAAAAAGCAAAAGTCAAAACTGCAAGTCAAAAATCAAAATTGAAAAAATCTCTCTATGTTCAGCAATCTTACAATTTCAAAAGTTCGCAGTATGTTGTTAAAGGGAGATTTTTCCTGCAAAGAACTTGTTTCTTATTACATTAAAAACATCAAAGAAAAAAACCCGGGCATCAACGCTTATCTGGAAGTTTTTGACGACGCCATGGAGGAAGCGGAAAAAATTGACGAAGAAATAAAATCCGGCCGGGCGAAAAACAAGCCGTTGGCGGGAGTGCCCATAGCTGTCAAAGACAATATTCTGATAAGGGGTAAAAAATGCACGGCCGGTTCCAAAATGCTGGAAAATTATCGGGCGGCTTACGACGCCACGGCTATAAAAAAAATCCGCGAGGCCGGCGCGATATTTATAGGAAGGACCAATATGGACGAGTTTGCCATGGGCGCCTCAACGGAAAATTCCGCTTACGGCGTTACTAAAAATCCTCATGATTTGTCTCGGGTTGCCGGCGGTTCTTCCGGCGGTTCGGCGGCGGCCGTGGCCATGGATGGCTGTTTGGCGGCGCTTGGCTCGGACACCGGCGGTTCCATCCGCCAGCCGGCCGGATTTTGCGGCATTGTCGGGCTTAACCCCACTTACGGCGCGGTTTCCCGCTCCGGTCTTATCGCCATGGCTTCTTCTTTTGACCAGATCGGGCCGATGGCGAAGACGGCTGAAGACGCGGAAATTATTTTCAATATTATAAAAGGCCGGGACCAAATGGACTCAACTTCTGCCTCATCGACGTCGGACGTCGATGAGGACGTCGATGAGGAGAGATGGCCGGAGAAACCGAGGATAGGGGTGTTAAAATATGACAAAAAGAACGCGGACGAGGAAGTAAACGCCGCTTTGGAAAAGACGGCGGCGGCGCTGGAAAAGTCCGGTTGCCGGGTTGAAGAAATTGAATTGCCTAACATCGGCTATTCCGTGCCGTGTTATTACGTTTTGGTGCCGGCCGAAGTTTCTTCCAATCTGGCGCGCTTTGACGGGGTTAAGTATGGGCTGCTTAAAGAAGGAGAAAATCTAATTGGCGATTACATGGAGACGAGGGCGGCCGGATTCGGTCGGGAAGTGAAGAGAAGAATAATGCTCGGGACTTACGTTTTGTCCGCCGGATATTACGACGCTTACTACGCCAAAGCCCAGAAAACAAGAGAACTGATAAAAAAAGATTTTAAAGGCGCTTTCCGAAAAGTTGATCTTATCTTGTCGCCGACTTCGCCGTCCCCCGCCTTTAAGATAGGGGAAAAAGCGAGCGATCCTTTGAAGATGTACCTGGAGGATATTTTTACCGCTCCGGCCAAAATCGCCGGATTGCCGGCCATAGCTGTTCCCGCGGGCGTTATTTCGGCCGGTTTGCCGATAGGTTTGCAGTACACGGCGCCTTGGTTTAAGGAAAACCGGCTTTTTAAAATAGCGAAAAAACATGAGGGATATTTTTGATTACTTTCCGTTTTTTAAATTAAGAGATCCGCGTTTTCTTAATCTGGAGTATCTTTACAACCAGATTTTAGAGCTGCTGAAAAAATTATGGGCGTTTTTGCTGTATCTGCTTAAGCTGTTGGCGCTTCTTTTTGTAAAATTCTTTTTTTTCGCTATCACAATAATAATTCTAGCGCTGATAGCGCTAGTTATTTACAAACTTTACATACTTAAGAGGAGAAAGAAAATTGCCGGCTTGGCGCGCTTTGCCGAAGAAGACAAGTTCTTTAAAGACCGTTCCGAAAAATGGTCAAATATCAAGAAAAAAGCCGAGTCAGATGAAATTGAAGACCGGAAAGCGGCCATCGTGGAAGCGGACAATATTTTGGATGGAATTTTAAGAAGCATCGGCTACCGCGGCGACGGTTTGGCCGACAAACTCAAAAGTATTGAGCCGAGCGACTTCGTCAGTTTACAGGATGTCTGGGACGCCTATAAGGTCCGTTCCAAAATCGCGCGCGAAGGCGAGAAGTTTGAGCTGACCAAAGAAGAAGCCAAGGCCGCTCTGGGAAAATACGAGAAAGGATTGAAAGAGCTGGGATATGTGTAAACTTTTGCGGACCCGACCGGATTTGAACCGGCGATCTTCCCCGTGACAGGGGGACGTGTTGACCGGGCTACACCACGGGTCCATTAAATTTTTATCAGCCTTAGGCTGGTGCCGGCGGGAGGGATCGAACCTCCGACCTTGGGCTTATGAGTCCCACGCTCTAACCAACTGAGCTACGCCGGCTCCTTGTTGCGGGGGCCGGAATTGCACCGGCGCCTCAAGGTTATGAGCCTTGTGAGGTACTACTCCTCCACCCCGCGATCAAATAAATATTATATAATATTGCAAAATAAAGCAAATAAAACTAATATAATAAAGCAAAATAATGCCGTTGTAGCTCAGATGGTAGAGCAACTCCATGGTAAGGAGTAGGTCGCCGGTTCAATTCCGGCCAACGGCTTTGTTTGCCACCCTAGCTCAATTGGTAGAGCAATGGTATCGTAAACCATAGGTTGCCGGTTCAAGTCCGGCGGGTGGCTTATGGAACAATTTTTGAATCTATTTTTGATTGTTCTGGGTGTCGGCGGCTTTGCGCTGGCTTTTTACATCCACAAAAGCAAGAAGAAAGCGAAGCCTATGGTTTGCCCGCTGGACGGGCATTGCGACGAAGTAGTACACAGCGAATATTCGGAGTTTTTTGGCATTTCTTTGGAAAAGTTTGGCATGGCTTATTACGCGGCGGTGGCTCTGGCTTACGGAGCTTATTCTTACTTTTCTTCTCTGCCGCCTTACGCTTCTTTCGTCTTGTTTTTTCTGACGGCGGGCGCCTTCCTTTTTTCGTTGTATCTGACCTTTATCCAGGCCTTCAATCTTAGGAAGTGGTGCACCTGGTGCCTTATTTCCGCGGGAATATGTTCCTTTATCTTCGTGGCTTCGTTGTTTGCCGTCAAGTCAGGTTTTACCACTTTGCCGCTGGAAATTTTTGCGGCGGTGGGAAATTTACTGGCGGCCGCGATGGCGGTCGGTTCTTCCGCGGTTTCTTTGGTTATCTTGATAAAATTTGCCGGAGATATGGATATAAGCGCGGCGGAAGCGGAAACAATTCACCTGCTTTCCCAGGTGTTTTGGTTTTCTATGGCGTCGGTTGTTTTAAGCGGTTTCGGTTTGTTTTTGTCCGATGGCGGCATTCCGACTTATCCGGCTATTTTTTGGCTGAAATTTTTACTAGCCTTATTCCTTATAGGCTTGGCGGCTGCCTTCAACCTTGTCGCGCTGCCCAAGGCAATTAAAGAAACCGCGATTATCGGAGGGCAGGGTAAGGGTAATTTATCCAAAGAAGAAGCGCTTGGTCTTTTGGCCATGAGCATGACG
The Candidatus Paceibacter sp. DNA segment above includes these coding regions:
- a CDS encoding GatB/YqeY domain-containing protein; this encodes MTLKEKIKADFKEAFKAKEEVKLSVLKMVNAAIGNAEIEKRAKIIKSGGEATEAAVSLNDEEVLRVVSREIKKRKDSIEIYEKAGRAELAEREKAEASVLSAYMPEQLGESEVRELAKKSVEQSGAKGEKEIGKVMAILMPQVKGKADGATVTRIVKELLS
- the gatC gene encoding Asp-tRNA(Asn)/Glu-tRNA(Gln) amidotransferase subunit GatC — encoded protein: MVDVEKLALLARIQLDSSEKSELQKDFEAILGYISELRKATTSGEEALAAKAAGLKNILREDVEAAKKDFSAEELVDAAPRKEGGYIKVKHVFE
- the gatA gene encoding Asp-tRNA(Asn)/Glu-tRNA(Gln) amidotransferase subunit GatA, translated to MFSNLTISKVRSMLLKGDFSCKELVSYYIKNIKEKNPGINAYLEVFDDAMEEAEKIDEEIKSGRAKNKPLAGVPIAVKDNILIRGKKCTAGSKMLENYRAAYDATAIKKIREAGAIFIGRTNMDEFAMGASTENSAYGVTKNPHDLSRVAGGSSGGSAAAVAMDGCLAALGSDTGGSIRQPAGFCGIVGLNPTYGAVSRSGLIAMASSFDQIGPMAKTAEDAEIIFNIIKGRDQMDSTSASSTSDVDEDVDEERWPEKPRIGVLKYDKKNADEEVNAALEKTAAALEKSGCRVEEIELPNIGYSVPCYYVLVPAEVSSNLARFDGVKYGLLKEGENLIGDYMETRAAGFGREVKRRIMLGTYVLSAGYYDAYYAKAQKTRELIKKDFKGAFRKVDLILSPTSPSPAFKIGEKASDPLKMYLEDIFTAPAKIAGLPAIAVPAGVISAGLPIGLQYTAPWFKENRLFKIAKKHEGYF